One Amblyomma americanum isolate KBUSLIRL-KWMA chromosome 8, ASM5285725v1, whole genome shotgun sequence DNA window includes the following coding sequences:
- the Nop10 gene encoding nop10 ribonucleoprotein, translated as MLLMYYLDESGNRVYTLKSLSPDGKPTISAHPSRFSPADPYSKYRILIKRRFSLLPTQQPRQAV; from the coding sequence ATGCTTCTCATGTACTACCTCGACGAGAGCGGCAACCGGGTGTACACTCTGAAGTCCCTGTCGCCGGACGGGAAGCCCACGATCTCGGCGCATCCGTCGCGTTTCTCCCCCGCCGACCCTTACTCCAAGTACCGGATCCTCATCAAGCGTCGATTCAGCCTGCTCCCGACCCAGCAGCCGCGGCAGGCCGTCTAA